TGATCTGCTGGTGGGCAGTAATTATATCCGCTGATATCAGAAAATAAAAAAGGAACAGCCGCGCGGCTGTTCCTTTTTTATCTAGTACGAAAAGTGGAAACCTAGTCCCCGAAAACGGCAACGGAATTTCTTCTTTAATCCAGTAATTTCTGATAAGATACGCCTAATACCCTTGCGATCACCTTTAATTCAATATCCGTGACAAAGCGGTCTCCGCTTTCTATCCTCTGCACTGCATTTTTATCTACATCCAACCCGGCAATCTGCAGCATATCCGAAAACTGCTTTTGAGAAGTTTTTTCCGGCAACTGTTCACGAAACTCCTTGATACGTTTCCCGCTTGCTTCCATCGGGAGCTTTGTTTTTATACATAGCATCTCACCAATCCGTGACATTTGCTAATTGTCATTGAGCAAATTATGATATGATCTTCACCAAATGTCAATATAGCAAAAAAGAAGCGTACCCAAAGGATACGCTCCTATTTTCCTGCGTTTCCCGCACAGAGATTTCTGCTTGCGCAGGCTTGCCCCTCATGCCGGGGCGGGCACTTACTTTCGCCGCGAGGCGAAAGTAAGCAAAGACTCGCCAAAGGACACCTTTGGAATCCGTTTTGGGAACAGTTTCGGACAGCGTCTATGACAGTCACCGTTAAGGCGCTCCATTGAAAATGCCCACTCTCCTGAATTACAAAAGAAAGAAGCTGACAGCTCTCGTCCGTCGGCGGTCATTTTCAGAGCGCTCTCGTTGGCTCGCAGCTTTTGGACACGGAAATTTCCACTCAGGCTGTTTCCGCATAAGAACAGGCAGTGCAGGCTCGACGAATGGAGTGCGAAGCGGAATTTTTTCTCCACACTCTCCCCAAACTGAAGTGCAGGTTTAACCTGCACGCCTGCTTATTCCAAAGTTTCGCCGATTCCCTCAATAATGTCGAAGAATTCCTTGGATTCACTCACAACCAGAATCGGCTCCTTGAAATTCAGCGCATAAATACCGATGTAGCTTTTCGCATCCACAATGATGCTGCCATCCATGGAATGCAGGCCCACGTTCTCGGGGCATTTTGTTGCAAAATACTGGAGCTGCTGCAATTCTTCAATGGTATGGAATTTTTTCTTTTCAATCATATGATTCACCCCGTTTATTGATATGGAAAACACCGAAAGCCCCTATCCAAAAACAGGATAAGGGCATACGGCTTCGTCGTGTTTTTCTCCCCGCCGCCGAGTCCGGCATTAGAAAGAAACTACTGTTTTTACAGGTGGGTCGCGTTCTGATAGAATTCAAAGGCCTGTTTGTCGGTAAAGCCATGGTGTACGATCTTGCCAATCGCTTCCGCCATTGCGGCGGGATGCTCGCTCTGGAAGATATTGCGTCCCATATCAAGGCCGCGCGCGCCCTCGCTGATCGCGTGATACGCCAGC
Above is a window of Faecalispora anaeroviscerum DNA encoding:
- a CDS encoding helix-turn-helix domain-containing protein — its product is MEASGKRIKEFREQLPEKTSQKQFSDMLQIAGLDVDKNAVQRIESGDRFVTDIELKVIARVLGVSYQKLLD